In one Pseudomonas marginalis genomic region, the following are encoded:
- a CDS encoding ABC transporter ATP-binding protein encodes MNAPIVSFNHVGKTFDVDGFELEAIREFNLEIAEGEFVAIVGSSGCGKSTLLRLLVGLDTQFRGEIRVDGKAVSGIGGERGIVFQEHRLFPWLTVAENIGLGLVNEPLSEAERNRRISDFIELVGLTDFTRAYPHQLSGGMAQRVAIARGLVASPRILLLDEPFGALDALTRQQMQDELLAIRARAKITTVLVTHDVEEAIFLADRVVVMEPRPGRIKQVVEIALPHPRQRSSFEFHQLREELLHELTSDGHYQPPAREQIRDLPLAFIAC; translated from the coding sequence ATGTGGGCAAGACCTTCGACGTCGACGGCTTCGAGCTGGAAGCCATCCGCGAATTCAACCTGGAGATTGCCGAAGGCGAATTCGTCGCGATTGTCGGCTCCAGCGGCTGCGGCAAATCCACCCTGCTGCGTTTGCTGGTGGGGCTCGATACGCAGTTTCGCGGCGAGATCCGCGTCGACGGCAAAGCGGTCAGCGGCATCGGCGGCGAGCGCGGCATCGTGTTCCAGGAACATCGTCTGTTCCCCTGGCTCACCGTGGCGGAAAATATCGGCCTGGGCCTGGTCAACGAGCCACTGAGCGAAGCAGAGCGCAATCGGCGCATCAGCGATTTTATCGAGCTGGTCGGCCTCACCGACTTCACCCGCGCCTATCCGCACCAACTGTCCGGCGGCATGGCGCAACGGGTGGCGATTGCCCGCGGCCTGGTGGCCAGCCCGCGCATTCTGCTGCTGGACGAACCCTTCGGTGCCCTCGACGCCCTGACCCGCCAGCAGATGCAGGACGAACTCCTGGCGATCCGCGCCCGCGCCAAAATCACCACGGTATTGGTGACCCACGATGTGGAGGAAGCGATTTTCCTCGCCGACCGCGTGGTGGTGATGGAGCCCCGGCCGGGGCGGATCAAGCAGGTCGTCGAGATTGCCCTGCCCCACCCGCGCCAGCGCAGCAGTTTCGAATTCCACCAGCTGCGTGAGGAGTTGCTGCATGAACTGACCAGCGACGGCCATTACCAGCCGCCCGCGCGCGAACAGATCCGCGACCTGCCACTGGCGTTTATCGCCTGCTGA
- a CDS encoding fatty acid desaturase, which produces MDGTSASPQQMNAQQRSAHIREVVLAEGVRLRRRHPWLQHQDALGAGILAFALLGMIGSAALYISGHMAWWTCLLLNAFLASLTHELEHDLIHSMYFRKQRVAHNLMMGLVWLARPSTINPWIRRHLHLNHHKVSGTETDMEERAITNGEPWGLARLLMVGDNVMSAFIRMLRAKTWGHKLKILKRSLLVYAPLALLHWGAWYIFLGFHAANGIASLLGTPIDWSTGTLQMMQVIDIAAVVIIGPNVLRTFCLHFVSSNMHYYGDVEPGNVIQQTQVLNPWWLWPLQAFCFNFGSTHGIHHFVVKEPFYIRQMTAKVAHKVMAEMGVRFNDFGTFARANRLEPMASPQARLNPAETATR; this is translated from the coding sequence ATGGACGGTACTTCTGCAAGTCCCCAGCAGATGAACGCGCAACAGCGTTCGGCGCATATCCGTGAAGTGGTGCTCGCCGAAGGCGTGCGCTTGCGTCGCCGGCACCCGTGGTTGCAGCATCAGGACGCCCTGGGCGCGGGCATCCTGGCCTTTGCCCTGCTCGGCATGATCGGCTCGGCGGCGCTCTATATCAGCGGTCATATGGCCTGGTGGACCTGCCTGCTGCTCAATGCGTTCCTGGCCTCACTGACCCACGAGCTGGAACACGACCTGATCCACAGCATGTACTTTCGTAAACAGCGCGTGGCCCACAACCTGATGATGGGCCTGGTGTGGCTGGCGCGGCCGAGTACCATCAACCCGTGGATCCGTCGGCACCTGCACCTCAATCACCACAAGGTCTCCGGCACCGAGACCGATATGGAGGAACGTGCGATCACCAACGGCGAGCCCTGGGGCCTGGCGCGGTTGCTGATGGTGGGCGATAACGTGATGTCGGCGTTTATCCGCATGCTGCGCGCCAAGACCTGGGGCCACAAACTCAAGATCCTCAAGCGCTCGCTGCTGGTCTACGCACCTTTGGCGCTGCTGCATTGGGGCGCGTGGTATATCTTCCTCGGCTTCCATGCCGCCAACGGCATCGCCAGCCTGCTGGGCACGCCGATCGACTGGTCCACCGGCACCTTGCAGATGATGCAGGTGATCGACATCGCCGCCGTGGTGATCATCGGCCCCAATGTGCTGCGCACCTTTTGCCTGCACTTTGTCAGCTCCAACATGCACTACTACGGCGATGTGGAACCGGGCAATGTGATCCAGCAAACCCAAGTGCTGAACCCGTGGTGGCTGTGGCCGTTGCAGGCGTTCTGCTTCAACTTCGGCAGCACCCACGGGATTCACCATTTTGTGGTGAAGGAGCCGTTCTACATCCGCCAGATGACGGCCAAGGTGGCACATAAGGTCATGGCCGAGATGGGCGTGCGCTTCAATGATTTCGGCACGTTTGCGCGGGCCAATCGGCTTGAGCCCATGGCGTCGCCCCAGGCCCGGCTCAATCCGGCTGAAACGGCGACGCGCTGA
- a CDS encoding arylsulfatase has translation MPQRPNFLVILADDMGFSDLGAFGGEISTPHLDALALNGLRLTDFHTAPTCSPTRSMLLTGTDHHIAGIGTMAEALTPELIGKPGYEGYLNDKVVALPELLREAGYQTLMSGKWHLGLTAELAPHARGFERSFSLLPGAANHYGFEPTYNDDTPGLLKSTPALYIEDDRFVEQLPKDFYSSDAFGDKLLHYLKERDQARPFFAYLPFSAPHWPLQAPADIVEKYRGRYDAGPEVLRLERLEKLKALGLIDANVEPHPLIELNTQWAALSDEQRQVSARAMEVYAAMVERMDWNIGRVVDYLRQQGQLDNTFIVFMSDNGAEGALLEAFPKFGPQLLTYLNQHYDNSLDNIGRANSYVWYGPSWAQVATAPSRLFKAFTTEGGIRVPALVHYPQLSLKGRISHGFGTVMDITPTILDLAGVRHPGKQWRGKPVAPLRGKSWLGFLSGETAQVHDDNTVTGWELFGRRAIRQGQWKALYIPGPVGPATWQLYDLGQDPGEIHDLALSHPDKLATLIGHWQQYVDETGVVLSASPFQPD, from the coding sequence ATGCCGCAACGTCCCAATTTTCTCGTGATCCTGGCCGATGACATGGGCTTCTCCGACCTCGGTGCGTTTGGCGGGGAAATTTCCACGCCGCACCTGGACGCACTCGCCCTGAACGGCCTGCGCCTGACCGACTTCCATACTGCCCCGACGTGCTCGCCTACCCGCTCGATGCTGCTCACCGGCACCGACCACCATATCGCCGGTATCGGCACCATGGCCGAGGCACTGACCCCGGAGCTGATCGGCAAGCCCGGCTACGAGGGCTACTTGAATGACAAGGTGGTGGCACTGCCGGAGCTGCTGCGCGAGGCCGGTTATCAGACACTGATGAGCGGCAAGTGGCACCTGGGCCTGACCGCCGAACTGGCGCCCCACGCCCGCGGTTTCGAGCGTTCGTTCTCGCTGCTGCCGGGGGCGGCCAACCACTACGGCTTCGAACCGACCTATAACGACGACACCCCGGGCCTGCTCAAATCCACCCCGGCGCTGTACATCGAAGACGACCGGTTCGTGGAGCAATTGCCCAAGGATTTCTATTCCTCCGATGCCTTCGGCGACAAGCTGCTGCACTATCTCAAGGAGCGCGACCAGGCCCGGCCGTTCTTCGCCTACCTGCCGTTTTCCGCGCCGCACTGGCCGTTGCAGGCGCCTGCGGACATCGTCGAGAAGTACCGTGGCCGCTACGACGCCGGCCCCGAAGTGCTGCGCCTGGAACGCCTGGAAAAACTCAAGGCATTGGGGCTGATCGACGCCAATGTCGAACCCCATCCGTTGATCGAACTGAACACCCAGTGGGCCGCCTTGAGCGACGAACAGCGCCAGGTCTCGGCGCGGGCCATGGAGGTGTATGCGGCGATGGTCGAGCGCATGGACTGGAACATCGGCCGAGTGGTGGATTACCTGCGCCAGCAGGGGCAGTTGGACAATACCTTCATTGTGTTCATGTCCGACAACGGCGCCGAAGGTGCGCTGTTGGAGGCGTTCCCCAAGTTCGGGCCGCAGTTGCTCACCTACCTCAACCAGCATTACGACAACAGCCTGGACAATATCGGCCGCGCCAATTCCTATGTCTGGTATGGCCCGTCATGGGCGCAGGTGGCGACGGCGCCGTCGCGGTTGTTCAAGGCGTTCACCACCGAGGGCGGGATTCGCGTGCCGGCGCTGGTGCACTATCCGCAGTTGTCGCTCAAAGGTCGTATCAGCCATGGTTTCGGCACGGTGATGGACATCACGCCGACCATCCTCGACCTGGCCGGCGTGCGCCATCCGGGCAAACAATGGCGTGGCAAGCCGGTGGCGCCGCTGCGGGGCAAGTCGTGGCTGGGCTTCCTCTCTGGCGAGACCGCCCAGGTGCACGACGACAACACCGTAACCGGCTGGGAACTGTTCGGCCGCCGCGCGATTCGCCAGGGCCAGTGGAAAGCCCTGTACATCCCCGGCCCGGTGGGCCCGGCGACCTGGCAACTGTATGACCTGGGCCAGGATCCCGGCGAAATCCACGACCTGGCCTTGAGTCATCCGGACAAGCTCGCCACGTTGATCGGCCACTGGCAGCAGTACGTCGACGAAACCGGCGTGGTGCTCAGCGCGTCGCCGTTTCAGCCGGATTGA